The DNA window GTTATACGCTTAGAGCAGGAGACACCCTGACATATCCTTGCTCTATTCCTCACAAATGGTGTAACACCCACGACTCAAAGGAAGCAAAGATTTTGATGGTTGCTACATCAAAGGATTTTTAAATAAAAATGACTCCCCTTAAGATAAATAAAAGCCTAATATCTTAAGGGGAGAATACTTTTACCGCTGCTTCCTAAAAAATTAGTTCTTCCTTTCAGCTTTGATATTTTGTTTTTGGCCTTTGTTGTGTATCAATATATTTATCAGTATAGTCAGAATAATAGTTAGAAAAGTCTTCAAATATCCTGGAAGGAAATTTAGGTTTATTATGAGGAAAGAAACTGTAATAGCTATTATTCCAGATTTATAGTTTATAAGAGCAAATTGAGCAAATATGGCGCCAAATAAAGCTGGAACAATATAGCTAAGCAGTTCTATAAAACTGCTGGGCAGAACTTTAAGTGCACTTACTCCCCCTATGACTAATATAGCTAAAAATAAAGTATTAACCAGAGTTGATGATATAGCTCCTATAGTTGATATAATATCTTCCTTTGGTGTTCCTTGTTCTGCGCTTACAGCAGCTTTAGCAGCTAATACGCTAGGTAATCTCATGTTTTTGATATTGCCAGTAAGTGAAGACATATATGTTGCTGCTGGTCCCATAAGCAAAATGTAAGTCATTAAATCAGCTAAATTTACCCAGGTATGTCCAACCATTGCAGCCACTCCTAGAAATCCAGTAAAAATCCGATCCCATCCTGGATGATATCCTTTAAAAAAGCTCAAATATACAGCATATACAAAGCTAAAAACTATACCTAAACCTAATGTCAATTGACCCCAAAAATGTACTTTCTTATAATAATCCTTTGCAGAGCTTTCCATAACCTGTTCTCCCCCTCTAAGGAATCATAGCAACAACAATTACTGAAATAATAATAGAAAATGCAAGTGACCATTCCTTAACCCATAGAATTTTAAACTTCTCTCCAAGCTTTGTAACAACTAACACTGTTAAGAATGCAACTGCCACAGCAACTAAGTTCTTGTTACCTTTTTTTGCATAATCTAAAGAAAAATAGCCAAAGGATGCTAAGGAAGCACTAATTCCAATAATTTTTGCTAGATTCCTTTTATTAATTACTTTTTTACTTATATTCGATAATGATTTAGTAAATATAAGGGGCATAATGAGCATACAGCTACCTCCTAAACTCATTACCCAAACAGAGCATGTATAAGCAATAAGACTATAGTCTGGTGAGTTTATGCTAGTGCCAAGTGCAGCTGCGCCAAGCTCAGCAGCTGAAGCTTCAAATGTCGCATTGCCTATTACGCTTAACCGTGCCAGAGTTAGAGGGCCACCTATCTGCGCTACTAATCCTAATCCAACTATAAATATTGAAAGTGCAGGACCAACTGTAGTTATAATTCCTGATTTGAATGCTTTTTTTATTTCACTTGAAGAAATACCAAACTCTTTTCTATAATTTAAACTAATTTTAGAAAATACAAAAGTCTGAAAAAATACAAGCACTACTATGAGTAAGCAAAATATCCATGCAGCAGCACTATTGGCAACTTGCATCACTTGATCATGCAGAGTCATCACATCACCTCTTTATATGCCATAATTATATTGCAGTCTTTATATATGAATATTTGATATCATAAAGCTTTTATATGATTAGTCGTTTATATGGTTTACTGTGAGTTTAAGAAATAATCTATATTGTCTATAAAATACTCTTATTCTTGACCTGGTTTAATATTTTTAGGAAGCGGACATGTATATGGATATAAATTTAACTGTTCATTGTACTCTTTTTTCGCTCTCTCCAGAAGGTCTGAATCGGTCAATATATCTAATGCCATCATTGCTATAGCTTGTCCTGCACATAACATGCCTTTATGTCCTATGCTCATTCCAGAAGATACTACCTGCTGCCATGAATGATTAGCAGTACCAATAGGCTGAGCTGCTATAAAGAATTGGCACATAGGAGCTTGCCAGCTTACATCACCTGAATTCGTTGAATAAGGAGAAATTATACCCTCTGTCATATTTGATGAAATCTCATCATGAAGAGTTTTCTCAGCAACCTTGCTGTCAGATATACCGTAAGGAATCAACGATTTGACTTTGTCTGCAACAGTTATTCCTTTGCTTAGCTTTTCTGCAAAAACCTTATCTTCCTCTGTAAACTTAGGAGGACCTACTTTATTAAGATTTATCAAGGCTCTTTCAGAAAGTACCTTATTAGGCAAAGTATCAGATGAAGCACTGATAAGTCTTATATCTACTGTAGTCTCAGTAGCCATTGCCATTCCTTCTGCAATTTTATTCATTCGACTATATATTTACTTCACTTCACCTCTTTTTTGGAGCACGGATATAGTACCAAATCTCAGCTAATTCTGGGACAATATTAGGAGCTACTCCGCCCTTTGTTATAATTGAATGCATTCTAACATCTGGAGTAACATGTTCTCTTAAATAATTGACACCTACATCCATCAACACAGCCGCATCTAAAGCGCTTCTTCCTAAGTGAGGGTTGGTGCCTGCATGAGATGTCTTTCCATGAAATACATACTTAACTGAATACATAGATAACGCAGGAGATAGACTTACATAGGATACATTTACAGGATGCCATCTGACAATAGCATCTATTCCATCAAATACATTATCACGTACCATAAATTACTTTTGCTGCTCCTCCTTCTTCAGCTGGACAATCCAAAGTACTTTATCCTGCCTTTAATATCTAGTTTTTCCATAACTTTTTTAGAAGCAATAGCTGCAGCCATGCTTCCTACACCTAGCAGATTATGTCCGCATCCATGGCCTGAACCACTCGTAGGTTCTTTTGTAGTAGATATTTTATGTCCCATGTTTGGGAGAGCATCATATTCTCCTATCATAGCTATAACTGGTCCCTGTCCATTAGCCCATTCCGCAGTAAATGCAGTCTCGATTTCTAAGCTACCCTTTAGCAATTTTAAATCCTTCCTTCTCA is part of the Proteiniborus sp. MB09-C3 genome and encodes:
- a CDS encoding peptidase dimerization domain-containing protein produces the protein MVRDNVFDGIDAIVRWHPVNVSYVSLSPALSMYSVKYVFHGKTSHAGTNPHLGRSALDAAVLMDVGVNYLREHVTPDVRMHSIITKGGVAPNIVPELAEIWYYIRAPKKR
- a CDS encoding DUF5058 family protein → MTLHDQVMQVANSAAAWIFCLLIVVLVFFQTFVFSKISLNYRKEFGISSSEIKKAFKSGIITTVGPALSIFIVGLGLVAQIGGPLTLARLSVIGNATFEASAAELGAAALGTSINSPDYSLIAYTCSVWVMSLGGSCMLIMPLIFTKSLSNISKKVINKRNLAKIIGISASLASFGYFSLDYAKKGNKNLVAVAVAFLTVLVVTKLGEKFKILWVKEWSLAFSIIISVIVVAMIP